The Tamandua tetradactyla isolate mTamTet1 chromosome 8, mTamTet1.pri, whole genome shotgun sequence genome includes a window with the following:
- the STT3A gene encoding dolichyl-diphosphooligosaccharide--protein glycosyltransferase subunit STT3A: protein MTKLGFLRLSYEKQDTLLKLLILSMAAVLSFSTRLFAVLRFESVIHEFDPYFNYRTTRFLAEEGFYKFHNWFDDRAWYPLGRIIGGTIYPGLMITSAAIYHVLHFFHITIDIRNVCVFLAPLFSSFTTIVTYHLTKELKDAGAGLLAAAMIAVVPGYISRSVAGSYDNEGIAIFCMLLTYYMWIKAVKTGSIYWAAKCALAYFYMVSSWGGYVFLINLIPLHVLVLMLTGRFSHRIYVAYCTVYCLGTILSMQISFVGFQPVLSSEHMAAFGVFGLCQIHAFVDYLRSKLNPQQFEVLFRSVISLVGFVLLTVGALLMLTGKISPWTGRFYSLLDPSYAKNNIPIIASVSEHQPTTWSSYYFDLQLLVFMFPVGLYYCFSNLSDARIFIIMYGVTSMYFSAVMVRLMLVLAPVMCILSGIGVSQVLSTYMKNLDISRPDKKNKKQQDSTYPIKNEVASGMILVMAFFLITYTFHSTWVTSEAYSSPSIVLSARGGDGSRIIFDDFREAYYWLRHNTPEDAKVMSWWDYGYQITAMANRTILVDNNTWNNTHISRVGQAMASTEEKAYEIMRELDVSYVLVIFGGLTGYSSDDINKFLWMVRIGGSTDTGKHIKEHDYYTPTGEFRVDREGSPVLLNCLMYKMCYYRFGQVYTEAKRPPGFDRVRNAEIGNKDFELDVLEEAYTTEHWLVRIYKVKDLDNRGLSRT, encoded by the exons ATGACTAAGCTGGGATTTTTGCGGTTGTCCTATGAGAAGCAGGACACACTTCTGAAGCTCCTCATTCTGTCAATGGCTGCTGTGTTAT ctttctccaCTCGTCTCTTTGCTGTCCTACGATTTGAAAGCGTTATCCATGAGTTTGACCC GTACTTTAATTATCGGACTACCCGTTTCCTTGCTGAGGAGGGGTTTTATAAATTCCATAACTGGTTTGATGACCGGGCCTGGTACCCTTTAGGACGAATCATTGGAGGAACAATTTACCCAG GCTTAATGATCACCTCTGCTGCAATCTACCATGTACTCCATTTTTTCCACATCACCATCGACATTCGGAATGTCTGTGTGTTCCTGgcccctctcttctcttccttcaccACCATCGTCACGTACCACCTTACCAAAGAGCTCAAG GATGCAGGGGCTGGGCTTCTTGCTGCCGCCATGATTGCTGTAGTTCCTGGGTACATTTCCCGGTCTGTGGCTGGCTCCTATGACAATGAAG GGATTGCCATCTTTTGCATGCTGCTCACCTATTACATGTGGATCAAAGCAGTAAAGACTGGTTCCATCTATTGGGCGGCCAAGTGTGCTCTTGCTTATTTCTACATG GTTTCTTCATGGGGAGGGTATGTTTTCCTGATCAACTTGATCCCACTACACGTGCTTGTGCTGATGCTCACAGGACGGTTCTCCCACCGGATCTATGTGGCCTACTGTACTGTGTACTGCCTGGGCACCATTCTCTCCATGCAGATCTCCTTTGTGGGTTTCCAG CCTGTTCTTTCATCAGAGCACATGGCAGCCTTTGGGGTCTTTGGTCTTTGCCAGATCCATGCCTTTGTGGATTACCTGCGCAGCAAGTTGAATCCACAGCAATTTGAAGTCCTTTTCCGGAGCGTCATCTCCCTGGTGGGCTTTGTCCTTCTCACCGTGGGCGCTCTCCTCATGTTAACAG GAAAAATATCCCCCTGGACGGGGCGTTTCTACTCATTGCTGGATCCTTCTTATGCGAAGAACAACATCCCTATCATTGCCTCCGTGTCTGAGCATCAGCCCACAACCTGGTCCTCATATTATTTTGACCTACAGCTCCTCGTCTTCATGTTTCCAG TTGGCCTCTATTACTGCTTTAGCAACCTGTCTGATGCCCGGATTTTCATCATCATGTATGGTGTGACCAGCATGTACTTTTCAGCTGTAATG GTGCGTCTCATGTTAGTGTTGGCACCTGTTATGTGCATTCTTTCTGGCATTGGTGTCTCCCAGGTGCTATCCACATATATGAAGAATCTAGACATAAGTCGTCCTGACAAGAAGAACAAGAAGCAACAGGATTCTACCTACCCTATTAAGAATGAA gtgGCAAGTGGTATGATCTTAgttatggctttctttctgatcACCTACACTTTTCATTCAACCTGGGTCACCAGTGAAGCCTACTCTTCTCCCTCCATTGTGCTGTCTGCccggggtggggatgggagtaGGATCATTTTTGATGACTTCCGAGAAGCATACTATTGGCTTCGTCACAATACTCCAGAG GATGCAAAGGTCATGTCGTGGTGGGATTATGGCTATCAGATTACAGCTATGGCAAATCGGACAATTTTAGTGGACAATAACACATGGAATAATACCCATATTTCTCGAGTTGGGCAG GCAATGGCATCCACAGAAGAAAAAGCCTATGAGATCATGAGAGAGCTTGATGTAAGCTATGTGCTGGTCATTTTTGGAGGCCTCACCGGGTATTCTTCTGATG aTATCAACAAGTTTCTGTGGATGGTCCGGATTGGAGGGAGCACAGACACAGGCAAACATATCAAAGAGCACGACTACTACACTCCAACTGGAGAGTTCCGTGTGGACCGTGAGGGTTCTCCAGTGCTGCTCAATTGCCTCATGTACAAGATGTGTTATTACCGCTTTGGCCAGGTCTACACAGAAGCCA AGCGTCCCCCAGGCTTTGACCGTGTTCGGAATGCTGAGATTGGGAATAAAGACTTTGAACTTGATGTCCTGGAGGAAGCATATACCACAGAACATTGGCTGGTTAGGATATACAAG gTAAAGGACTTGGATAATCGAGGCTTGTCAAGGACATAA